The following DNA comes from Candidatus Babeliales bacterium.
CCCAATATTCCACGTATTGGAGTATCAAAAAAAATCGAAGATCGCGATGAACGCACTCGCCTAAAAACCATTATCAGGCAACATTTACCAGAAGGCATGGGTGCAATTATCAGAACAACCTCTGAGAATCGTACAGAAAAAGATCTTCTCAAAGATCTCAACTACCTGGTGCAAGAATGGCATACCATAGAAAAAAAATTCGCAACCGCAAAAGTTTCTGAAAAAATACACCAGGACTTACCGCTTGTGTTGCAAATTGTACGTGATCATTTGGATAGCGATGTAGAAGCGATCATTACCGACTCAAAACAAAGCCAGAACGAACTCTATAAATTTGCAAAACAAATTGCACCGGAATTTGCGCACGTCATACAATCGTATGAAGACAACGTAAATATCTTTGCTGCATATGGCATTGAAAAACAAATTGAACAAGCACTCAAGAAAAAAGTTTCCCTTAAATCTGGTGGATCAATTATCATCGAATCAACAGAAGCAATGACTGTTGTTGACGTTAACACGGGACGATTTATCGGAAAAACAAATCTTGAAGATACAATTTTAAAAACAAACCTTGAAGCTGCAGAAGAAGTTGTTCAACAACTAAGACTGCGCAACATTGGTGGTCTGATTGTTATCGATTTTATTGATATGGCAGTAGCAGCCAATCGTCAAAAAGTATTTAGCTTTTTTGAAAAAATATTAAAAGAACGGGATAAGTTCCAGTCAGTTGTACTCAAAATATCAGAATTTGGACTTGTGCAAATGACCCGTAAACGTTCGGGAAAAACTCTTGTTCAACAACTAACCAATGACTGTCCAACATGTCACGGATCTGGATTTATTAAATCATATCAAACTGAAGCCTACACAATATTACGCACAGTTCGAGATGAACTCAAAACGATAACCAGTGATAAGAAAATTGAGATTCAGGTAAATCCACATGTATTCAACTATATCACGTCAATAGAATACGATGCCATTTTAAAGCTAGAAAATATCTTTAAACTGAAAATCACTCTTTTGAGCAACAAAGATCTTGCTCCTGATAAATACAAAGTCGAAAAAAAATAATACACTATAGTATGAATTACCCCAATCATCCGCATAAATTATCCCATCGCGCTCATCCTGAACTTGTTGAAGGATTAGAGCGCTTTATCCTTCAACAAGTTCAGGATGAGCGCAGAGAGAAAACTTTGAATCTTCTAATATAATTTTTGGTTTTTTTAAGGACCCTTATGGCAGAACGTATTACCTCTATACTTGATAAATATCCCGATTATGAAGCAACTATCGGCATGGAAGTACATGTGCAGCTTACCACAAAAACAAAGATATTCTGTTCATGTCCAACTTCAGTAGCACATGACCCTAATTCAAATATATGCCCCATTTGTGCTGGATATCCTGGCTCAATGCCAATGCTCAACAAAAAAGTAGTTGATTTTGCAATTCTGGCCGGCATTGCAACCAACTGTACCATCAACGAAAATTCTACATTTGATCGCAAACATTATTTTTATCCTGATTTACCAAAAAACTTCCAAATCACTCAGCAAGCAGAACCGATCTGTACCGAAGGCTATGTTACCATTCGCCTTGAGGATGGCAACACAAAAAACGTTAATTTAATTCGCATTCATATCGAAGAAGATGCAGGTAAAAACATTCACTCAAGTTATAGCAACGAGAGCTTTATTGATTTGAACCGTGCGGGAACTCCACTGCTAGAAATTGTCAGCTATCCTGATATTTCAACGTCTGATGAGGTTCGCAGGTATCTTAAAACATTGCGTTCAATCGTACAATATTTGGGCATCTGTACTGGAAATATGGAGGAAGGATCTTTCCGCGCTGATACTAATATTTCGGTTCGTAAAAAAGGACAAAAAGAACTTGGTACCAAATGCGAGCTTAAAAATATCAACTCATTTAAATTTATTGTTGATGCAACGGAACATGAATTAGAACGTCAAATCAATATTCTAGAAAATGGCGGCAAGATTCGTTCAGAAACAAGATTGTGGAACTCCAAAGAAAACACCACCACCGTCATGCGTTCAAAAGAAGAAACGGCCGATTATCGCTTTTTCCAAGAACCGGATTTACCAATAATCCACATCACCACAGAACGTCTTGAGCAAGCAAAAAAATCTATGCCCGAACTTCCTGGAGCAAAATTTGAGCGTTTTACCAAAGAATGTGGTTTAAACGATTATGAGGCAGATATTTTAATAGAAGATATCGATCTTGCACACTACTTTGATGCAGCAAGAAAATATACATCAAGTAAAAATCTCATTAATTGGATTTTACGCGATCTTATGGGATATCTCAAAGAAGAAAAAATAACGCTTGCTGAATGCAAAGTTACTCCAGAACGACTTGGCAAGCTTGTTGACCTTGTTGACCAAGGTGTTATCAACAATCCAACTGCAAAAGAAGTGCTCGTGTTTGTTGCACAAACAGACAAAAACCCGGATATTATTATTGAAGAAAAAGGATTAAAGCAAATTGGTTCTGTTGATGAACTAGAAATAATGGTAAAAGAAATTATTGCTGCAAATCCTGGCCAAGTAGCAGAATACCGCTCAGGAAAAGAAAAATTGTTTGGTTTCTTTGTTGGGCAAATGATGCAAAAAACCAAAGGTAAAGGTAATACACAAATGATTAATGATTTGATTAAAAAACATTTGAACCAGTAGTCAATTAACCGTTCGTATCCTTCGATAAGCTCAGGACGAACGGAATAAGAAATTAATTTTTTACCCCCGTTCGTGGTGAGCTTGTTAACCCCATGTTCCATTTTATTCCACACGGGGACCCCGGCTGAGAATAACGAAGCTGGGAATGAAACCATACGAACTCAAACAAAAAAAGGGAATTTAATGAATAACAGAGCTGCACATTTTTTACCAAGATTGTTATCTGTAATAACCGTGTTATCGCTGTATCCAACATTATTGAGTAGCGAAAAACCTTCCACAACAAAAGATAAAAAACAAGAAACTGAAAAAATCATTGTCGACAATAATAAGCCTCAACCAAAAATGATTGTCAATCAGACTAAAAGTTCCTTCCAAACATTTGGGCAAGAAATGGGATTATCCGAAGATGAGATAAAGATGTTAAGTCATTCAAAATTATAATAAAATTTTATATGTAAAAAAAGTAGAGCTATGTAGTGCAGCAGCACAACTCATAACTCTACTTTTTTAAAGAGGATATCTCGTGAAAAATGTAATCATATT
Coding sequences within:
- a CDS encoding Rne/Rng family ribonuclease — translated: MKKIIINDNPWEIRIAIITNGKLQNIYFSAPTHEVLERAYFKGSVTKVLPGIQTAFIEFGQEKAGFLHISEIDRELAMQKLSHQLEDDEDEPKIEKKVIQKRDISKILRENEPILVQVSKEPVYEKGAKLTTCFTLPGRFIVLMPNIPRIGVSKKIEDRDERTRLKTIIRQHLPEGMGAIIRTTSENRTEKDLLKDLNYLVQEWHTIEKKFATAKVSEKIHQDLPLVLQIVRDHLDSDVEAIITDSKQSQNELYKFAKQIAPEFAHVIQSYEDNVNIFAAYGIEKQIEQALKKKVSLKSGGSIIIESTEAMTVVDVNTGRFIGKTNLEDTILKTNLEAAEEVVQQLRLRNIGGLIVIDFIDMAVAANRQKVFSFFEKILKERDKFQSVVLKISEFGLVQMTRKRSGKTLVQQLTNDCPTCHGSGFIKSYQTEAYTILRTVRDELKTITSDKKIEIQVNPHVFNYITSIEYDAILKLENIFKLKITLLSNKDLAPDKYKVEKK
- the gatB gene encoding Asp-tRNA(Asn)/Glu-tRNA(Gln) amidotransferase subunit GatB, encoding MAERITSILDKYPDYEATIGMEVHVQLTTKTKIFCSCPTSVAHDPNSNICPICAGYPGSMPMLNKKVVDFAILAGIATNCTINENSTFDRKHYFYPDLPKNFQITQQAEPICTEGYVTIRLEDGNTKNVNLIRIHIEEDAGKNIHSSYSNESFIDLNRAGTPLLEIVSYPDISTSDEVRRYLKTLRSIVQYLGICTGNMEEGSFRADTNISVRKKGQKELGTKCELKNINSFKFIVDATEHELERQINILENGGKIRSETRLWNSKENTTTVMRSKEETADYRFFQEPDLPIIHITTERLEQAKKSMPELPGAKFERFTKECGLNDYEADILIEDIDLAHYFDAARKYTSSKNLINWILRDLMGYLKEEKITLAECKVTPERLGKLVDLVDQGVINNPTAKEVLVFVAQTDKNPDIIIEEKGLKQIGSVDELEIMVKEIIAANPGQVAEYRSGKEKLFGFFVGQMMQKTKGKGNTQMINDLIKKHLNQ